A window of the Lagopus muta isolate bLagMut1 chromosome 1, bLagMut1 primary, whole genome shotgun sequence genome harbors these coding sequences:
- the HPX gene encoding LOW QUALITY PROTEIN: hemopexin (The sequence of the model RefSeq protein was modified relative to this genomic sequence to represent the inferred CDS: inserted 1 base in 1 codon; deleted 4 bases in 4 codons), which yields MARWREVSSRPPPTPPRSALKAAEAAELRRTPWGGSAAALCLAALLLLVDGWPLTQHKPHAPGDGRRRGAETPSNDTALAQICGDEGGFDAATLSENGTMLFFRGGDVWEISWERPQPHSRPLAESWPELEGPVDAALRIHRRDHPEEHQSLYLFQGEKVWSYAGGQLRPNFPRRIADEFPGVPGDLDAAVECHPEECGGESVLFFKGDQVFSFDLELRVTKERPWSKLGRCDAALRWLERYYCLQGTQFHQVKPHTGEVLPGYPRDLRDYFIPCPGRGHRHRNTSWGDAGDRCSGQPFQAITSDDSGRIYAFRDGLSFRLDSWKDXWHAWPQTHSWPGLQGDVDAAFSWDKRMYLIQGSQVSIYLSGRGGHQQVEGYPRALQDELGVPEADAAFFTCPGSAELYVITGDRVRRVDLTQSPRRADEPQPLPHDGVDGAMCTADGIYLLRGGSYHLYRDVAELLAARLPAAPRSIAAHLFHCAQ from the exons atgGCGCG GTGGCGCGAGGTGTCGTCGcgtcccccccccacccccccgcgGAGCGCACTTAAAGCGGCGGAGGCGGCGGAGCTGCGCCGCACACCATGGGGGGGGTCCGCGGCCGCGCTGTGCCTGGCGGCGTTGCTGCTCCTGGTGGACGGATGGCCGCT GACTCAGCACAAACCCCACGCACCTGGAGATGGGCGCCGCCGTGGGGCTGAGACCCCCAGCAACGACACCG ccctggcccAGATCTGCGGAGACGAGGGCGGCTTCGACGCTGCAACGCTGAGCGAGAACGGCACCATGCTCTTCTTCAGGG GAGGGGACGTGTGGGAAATCTCGTGGGAGagaccccagccccacagccgcCCCCTGGCTGAGTCCTGGCCTGAGCTGGAGGGGCCCGTGGACGCAGCGCTGCGCATCCACCGCCGGGATCATCCCGAGGAGCACCAGAGCCTCTACCTCTTCCAG GGTGAGAAGGTCTGGTCCTATGCCGGGGGGCAGCTGCGCCCCAATTTCCCTCGGCGCATTGCGGATGAGTTCCCGGGGGTCCCCGGAGATCTGGACGCTGCTGTGGAGTGTCACCCTGAGGAGTGCGGT GGGGAGAGCGTGCTCTTCTTCAAgg GGGATCAGGTGTTCTCCTTCGACTTGGAGCTGCGGGTGACGAAGGAACGCCCCTGGTCGAAGCTGGGGCGGTGCGACGCGGCGCTGCGTTGGTTGGAGCGCTACTACTGCCTGCAGGGCACCCAGTTCCACCAGGTCAAACCCCACACTGGGGAGGTGCTCCCTGGGTACCCCCGTGATCTCCGGGACTACTTCATCCCCTGCCCTGGCAGAG GTCACAGACACAGGAACACCTCATGGGGTGACGCTGGTGACCGCTGCAGTGGGCAGCCCTTCCAGGCCATCACCTCCGATGACAGTGGCCGCATCTACGCCTTCCGTG ATGGGCTGTCATTCCGGCTGGACTCCTGGAAGG GGTGGCACGCGTGGCCGCAGACACACAGCTGGCCGGGCCTGCAGGGTGACGTGGACGCCGCCTTCTCCTGGGATAAGCGCATGTATCTGATCCAG GGCTCGCAGGTCTCCATCTACCTCTCGGGTAGAGGTGGCCACCAGCAGGTCGAGGGCTACCCACGGGCTCTGCAGGACGAGCTGGGGGTCCCCGAGGCAGATGCCGCCTTC TTCACCTGCCCCGGGTCCGCAGAGCTCTACGTCATCACAG GGGACCGTGTGCGGCGTGTGGACTTGACGCAGAGCCCACGGCGTGCGGATGAGCCGCAGCCTCTGCCCCACGATGGCGTGGACGGGGCC ATGTGCACAGCCGATGGCATCTACCTGCTGCGCGGGGGCAGCTACCATCTCTACAGGGAcgtggctgagctgctggctgcccgcctgcccgcagccccccgcAGC ATCGCTGCCCATCTGTTCCACTGTGCACAGTGA
- the TRIM3 gene encoding LOW QUALITY PROTEIN: tripartite motif-containing protein 3 (The sequence of the model RefSeq protein was modified relative to this genomic sequence to represent the inferred CDS: deleted 1 base in 1 codon), whose amino-acid sequence MAKREANASPVVRQIDKQFLVCSICLDRYRNPKVLPCLHTFCERCLQNYIPPQSLTLSCPVCRQTSILPERGVAALQNNFFITNLMEVLQRDPDSRGPHPGPGLDPVSAVTGQPLSCPNHEGKVMEFYCESCETAMCRECTEGEHREHVTVPLRDVVEQHKAALQQQLDAIRGRLPQLAAAIALVSEISQQLVERKNEAVSEIGSTFEELERALQQRKGLLVRDLEAICGAKQKVLQTQLEVLRQGQENILSSCAFTEQALHHGTAPEVLLVRKQMSERLSALASQEFPEHPHENDQLDYVVETDGVRKSILNLGVLITTSATAHKTVATGEGLRHAVVGQPASLSVTTKDKDGELVRSGSACLRFVVTGPDGGAAESEVQDNKNGTYELLYTPRAEGDFQLSIALYGQPIRGSPFRVRAVKASDVPPSPDDVKRRVKSPSSGHIRQKAVRRPSSMYSSGKKKENPIEDELIFRVGSRGREKGEFTNLQGISTSSTGRIVVADSNNQCVQVFSNEGQFRLRFGVRGRSPGQLQRPTGVTVDMNGDIIIADYDNRWVSIFSPEGKFKTKIGAGRLLGPKGVAVDRNGHIIVVDNKACCVFIFQSNGKLVTKFGSRGTAERQFAGTLDGPHFVAVNNKNEIVVTDFHNHSVKVYNADGEFLFKFGSHGEGNGQFNAPTGVAVDANGNIIVADWGNSRIQVFDSAGSFLSYINTAADPLYGPQGLALTSDGHVVVADSGNHCFKAYRYLQ is encoded by the exons ATGGCGAAGCGGGAGGCCAACGCCAGCCCGGTGGTGCGGCAGATTGACAAACAGTTCCTGGTGTGCAGCATCTGCCTCGACCGCTACCGCAACCCCAAGGTGCTGCCGTGCCTGCACACCTTCTGTGAGAG GTGTCTCCAGAACTATATCCCGCCCCAGAGCCTGACCCTGTCCTGCCCCGTGTGCCGCCAGACCTCCATCCTGCCCGAGCGCGGCGTGGCGGCCCTGCAGAACAACTTCTTCATCACCAACCTGATGGAAGTGCTGCAGCGCGATCCCGACAGCCGCGGCCCCCACCCCGGCCCGGGGCTGGACCCCGTCAGCGCCGTCACCGGGCAGCCCCTGTCGTGCCCCAACCACGAGGGCAAG GTGATGGAGTTCTACTGCGAGTCCTGCGAGACCGCCATGTGCCGCGAGTGCACCGAGGGGGAGCACCGGGAGCACGTCACCGTGCCGCTGCGCGACGTGGTGGAGCAGCACAAGGcggccctgcagcagcagctggatgcCATCCGCGGCAG GCTCCCGCAGCTGGCGGCCGCCATCGCGCTGGTGTCGGAGATCAGCCAGCAGCTGGTGGAGCGCAAGAACGAGGCGGTGTCCGAGATCGGCAGCACCTTCGAGGAGCTTGAGAGGGCCCTGCAGCAGCGCAAGGGGCTGCTGGTGCGCGACCTGGAGGCCATCTGCGGGGCCAAGCAGAAG GTGCTTCAGACACAGCTGGAGGTGCTGCGCCAGGGCCAGGAGAACATCCTGAGCAGCTGCGCGTTCACGGAGCAGGCTCTGCACCACGGCACGGCGCCCGAGGTGCTGCTGGTGCGCAAGCAGATGAGCGAGAGGCTGAGCGCTCTGGCCAGCCAGGAGTTCCCCGAGCACCCGCATGAGAACGACCAGCTGGACTACGTGGTGGAGACCGACGGCGTGCGCAAATCCATCCTCAACCTGGGCGTGTTGATCACCACCAGCGCCACGGCGCACAAGACGGTGGCCACGGGCGAGGGGCTGCGGCACGCGGTGGTGGGGCAGCCCGCTTCGCTCAGCGTCACCACCAAGGACAAGGACGGCGAGTTGGTGCGCAGCGGCAGCGCCTGCCTGCGCTTCGTGGTGACGGGGCCGGACGGCGGCGCGGCTGAGAGCGAGGTGCAGGACAACAAGAACGGGACCTACGAGCTGCTATACACGCCGCGCGCCGAGGGCGACTTCCAGCTGTCCATCGCGCTGTACGGGCAGCCCATCCGCGGCAGCCCCTTCCGTGTGCGCGCCGTCAAAGCCAGCGACGTGCCGCCGTCCCCGGACGACGTGAAGCGCCGCGTCAAGTCGCCCAGCAGCGGGCACATCCGGCAGAAGGCGGTGCGCCGGCCCTCCAGCATGTACAGCAGCGGCAAGAAGAAGGAGAACCCCATCGAGGACGAGCTCATCTTCCGCGTGG GGAGCCGCGGGCGGGAGAAGGGCGAGTTCACCAACCTGCAGGGCATCTCCACCTCCAGCACGGGCCGCATCGTGGTGGCCGACAGCAATAACCAATGCGTGCAG GTGTTCTCCAACGAGGGGCAGTTCCGGCTGCGCTTCGGT GTGCGCGGCCGCTctcctgggcagctgcagcGCCCGACCGGCGTCACCGTGGACATGAACGGGGACATCATCATCGCTGACTACGACAACCGCTGGGTCAGCATCTTCTCCCCCGAGGGCAAATTCAAG ACGAAGATCGGCGCCGGGCGGCTGCTGGGCCCTAAAGGCGTCGCGGTGGATCGCAACGGGCACATCATCGTGGTGGACAACAAGGCGTGCTGCGTCTTCATCTTCCAGTCCAACGGCAAGCTGGTCACCAAGTTCGGGAGCCGCGGCACGGCCGAGCGGCAGTTTGCAGGTACACTCGATG ggCCACACTTCGTGGCGGTCAACAACAAGAACGAGATTGTGGTGACGGACTTCCACAACCACTCGGTGAAG GTGTACAACGCAGATGGAGAATTCCTCTTCAAGTTCGGGTCGCACGGGGAGGGCAATGGGCAATTCAACGCGCCCACCGGCGTGGCCGTGGATGCCAACGGGAACATCATCGTGGCTGATTGGGGCAACAGCCGCATCCAG GTGTTTGACAGCGCCGGCTCGTTCCTGTCCTACATCAACACGGCGGCGGATCCGCTGTACGGCCCGCAGGGCTTGGCGCTCACCTCGGACGGCCACGTGGTGGTGGCGGACTCGGGCAACCACTGCTTCAAGGCGTACCGCTACCTGCAGTGA
- the LOC125695771 gene encoding FH2 domain-containing protein 1-like — protein MLLLLEVPSYAQRLELMVLQEEFSPRLSALRASIQILTDAAEEVMRCEELHAVLHLVLSAGNHLNAGGYAGSAAGFRLASLRRLPDTRANVPGVDLLHFVAMEAARTDRRLLDFPSKLPHVGPASRCGIEEAEVEAELRRLSARVAEARGAGAALCAGLRPFVRAAEAELRAVRAERDRMCGAAAAALDFYCEEAAPGALRELCAVLHGFAGRFLSAVQENSAREQSQRRRQQLELQRDKRRSVATCSLRDAELDGSARPLRAAPALLRRNTAPALPELRGGPEPPRPESFPSDPPPSALPPPSRLSALFSRWGSRRAAPAPSGGPALFGFLRRLAGGAERGAPPS, from the exons atgctgctgctgctggaggtgccCAG CTACGCGCAGCGCCTGGAGCTgatggtgctgcaggaggaattCTCCCCGCGGCTCAGCGCGCTCCGCGCCTCCATCCAAATCCTGACCGACGCCGCCGAGG AGGTGATGCGGTGCGAGGAGCTGCACGCGGTTCTGCATCTCGTCCTGAGCGCGGGGAACCACCTGAACGCG GGCGGCTACGCGGGCAGCGCCGCCGGGTTTCGCTTGGCCTCGCTGCGGAGGCTGCCCGACACCAGGGCCAACGTGCCGGGCGTGGACCTCCTGCACTTCGTGGCCATG GAGGCGGCACGGACGGACCGACGCCTGTTGGACTTCCCGAGCAAACTGCCGCACGTGGGCCCGGCCTCGCGGTGCGG GATCGAAGAGGCGGAGGTGGAGGCGGAGCTGCGGCGGCTGTCGGCGCGCGTGGCGGAGGCGCGGGGTGCGGGAGCGGCGCTGTGTGCGGGGCTGCGGCCGTTCGTGCGGGCGGCGGAGGCGGAGCTGCGAGCGGTGCGGGCGGAGAGGGATCGGATgtgcggagcggcggcggcggcgctcgACTTCTACTGCGAGGAGGCGGCGCCGGGCGCGCTGCGAGAGCTGTGTGCGGTGCTGCACGGCTTCGCGGGCCGCTTCCTGAGCGCCGTGCAG GAGAACAGCGCCCGGGAGCAGTCGCAGCGCCGGCGGCAGCAGCTCGAACTGCAGCGGGACAAACGGCGTTCCGTCGCCACGTGCTCGTTGCGAGACGCGGAGCTCGACGGATCCGCCCGACCCCTCCGCGCCGCTCCGGCGCTGCTCCGGCGGAACACGGCCCCGGCGCTGCCCGAGCTGCGGGGCGGCCCCGAACCCCCGCGGCCCGAGAGTTTCCCCTCCGACCCGCCTCCCTCCGCCCTCCCGCCCCCCTCCCGGCTCTCCGCGCTGTTCTCTCGATGGGGATCccgccgcgctgcccccgcGCCGTCGGGCGGCCCGGCGCTGTTCGGCTTTTTGCGGCGCCTggcgggcggggcggagcgCGGAGCCCCCCCCAGCTGA
- the ARFIP2 gene encoding arfaptin-2 isoform X3, whose translation MVSGPNLNETSIVSGGYGGTAEGIIPTSTIKAPPFPGCLVQSHSPRGPSISPSASAASRMASQAGASAGSGLHQPHPGPPVGGEEVVRGIAVEKFDIVKKWGINTYKCTKQLLSERFGRGSRTVDLELETQIELLRETKRKYECVLQLARALTNHFYSLVQTQHALGDAFADLSQKSPELQEEFGYNAETQKLLCKNGETLLGAVNFFVSSINTLVNKTMEDTLMTVKQYETARLEYDAYRTDLEELSMGPRDASTLCRLDAAQSQFQSHKDKYEKLRADVAIKLKFLEENKIKVMHKQLLLFHNAISAYFAGNQQQLEQTLKQFNIKLKTPGAEKPSWLEEQ comes from the exons ATGGTGTCAGGGCCCAACCTCAACGAAACCAGCATCGTGTCTGGCGGCTATGGGGGCACCGCTGAGGGCATCATCCCCACCAGCACCATCAAAG CCCCTCCATTTCCAGGCTGTCTTGTCCAATCTCACTCACCCCGAGGACCATCCATCTCCCCCAGTGCATCTGCCGCCAGCAGGATGGCCAGCCAGGCCGGTGCTTCAGCAG GCTCTGGGCTTCATCAGCCTCACCCCGGCCCACCGGTCGGAGGAGAGGAGGTTGTCCGTGGGATCGCCGTGGAGAAGTTTGACATTGTCAAGAAGTGGGGCATCAACACATACAAG tgcaccaagcagctgctctctgaGAGGTTCGGCCGGGGCTCCCGCACGGTGGACCTGGAGCTGGAGACGCAGATCGAGCTGCTCCGCGAAACCAAGCGCAAGTACGAGTGCGTGCTGCAGCTGGCGCGGGCTCTCACCAACCACTTCTACAGCCTGGTGCAGACGCAGCACGCTCTGGGGGATGCCTTTGCGGACCTCAGCCAGAAGTCTCCTGAGCTGCAG GAGGAGTTCGGTTAcaatgcagaaacacagaaactgCTTTGCAAGAATGGGGAAACGCTACTGGGAGCTGTTAACTTCTTTGTGTCCAGTATCAACACGCTGGTAAACAAGACCATGGAGGACACGCTCATGACAGTTAAGCAGTACGAGACAGCCAG GCTGGAGTACGACGCGTACCGCACGGACCTGGAGGAGCTGAGCATGGGCCCCCGGGATGCCAGCACCCTGTGCCGGCTGGACGCAGCCCAGAGCCAGTTCCAGAGCCACAAGGACAAGTACGAAAAGCTGCGCGCCGACGTGGCCATCAAGCTCAAGTTCTTGGAGGAGAACAAG ATCAAGGTGATGCacaagcagctcctgctctttCACAACGCCATCTCTGCCTACTTCGCTGGGAACCAGCAGCAGTTGGAGCAGACTCTCAAGCAGTTCAACATCAAGCTGAAGACCCCTGGTGCTGAGAAGCCCTCCTGGCTGGAGGAGCAGTGA
- the ARFIP2 gene encoding arfaptin-2 isoform X1 has translation MSDGIMSKAATMEIPISSNGDAGSLPEDDGLEQDLQQVMVSGPNLNETSIVSGGYGGTAEGIIPTSTIKAPPFPGCLVQSHSPRGPSISPSASAASRMASQAGASAGSGLHQPHPGPPVGGEEVVRGIAVEKFDIVKKWGINTYKCTKQLLSERFGRGSRTVDLELETQIELLRETKRKYECVLQLARALTNHFYSLVQTQHALGDAFADLSQKSPELQEEFGYNAETQKLLCKNGETLLGAVNFFVSSINTLVNKTMEDTLMTVKQYETARLEYDAYRTDLEELSMGPRDASTLCRLDAAQSQFQSHKDKYEKLRADVAIKLKFLEENKIKVMHKQLLLFHNAISAYFAGNQQQLEQTLKQFNIKLKTPGAEKPSWLEEQ, from the exons atGTCGGATGGGATCATGAGCAAAGCTGCCACCATGGAGATCCCCATCAGCAGCAACGGGGATGCAGGCAGCCTGCCTGAGGACGATGGCCTGGAgcag GACCTGCAGCAAGTGATGGTGTCAGGGCCCAACCTCAACGAAACCAGCATCGTGTCTGGCGGCTATGGGGGCACCGCTGAGGGCATCATCCCCACCAGCACCATCAAAG CCCCTCCATTTCCAGGCTGTCTTGTCCAATCTCACTCACCCCGAGGACCATCCATCTCCCCCAGTGCATCTGCCGCCAGCAGGATGGCCAGCCAGGCCGGTGCTTCAGCAG GCTCTGGGCTTCATCAGCCTCACCCCGGCCCACCGGTCGGAGGAGAGGAGGTTGTCCGTGGGATCGCCGTGGAGAAGTTTGACATTGTCAAGAAGTGGGGCATCAACACATACAAG tgcaccaagcagctgctctctgaGAGGTTCGGCCGGGGCTCCCGCACGGTGGACCTGGAGCTGGAGACGCAGATCGAGCTGCTCCGCGAAACCAAGCGCAAGTACGAGTGCGTGCTGCAGCTGGCGCGGGCTCTCACCAACCACTTCTACAGCCTGGTGCAGACGCAGCACGCTCTGGGGGATGCCTTTGCGGACCTCAGCCAGAAGTCTCCTGAGCTGCAG GAGGAGTTCGGTTAcaatgcagaaacacagaaactgCTTTGCAAGAATGGGGAAACGCTACTGGGAGCTGTTAACTTCTTTGTGTCCAGTATCAACACGCTGGTAAACAAGACCATGGAGGACACGCTCATGACAGTTAAGCAGTACGAGACAGCCAG GCTGGAGTACGACGCGTACCGCACGGACCTGGAGGAGCTGAGCATGGGCCCCCGGGATGCCAGCACCCTGTGCCGGCTGGACGCAGCCCAGAGCCAGTTCCAGAGCCACAAGGACAAGTACGAAAAGCTGCGCGCCGACGTGGCCATCAAGCTCAAGTTCTTGGAGGAGAACAAG ATCAAGGTGATGCacaagcagctcctgctctttCACAACGCCATCTCTGCCTACTTCGCTGGGAACCAGCAGCAGTTGGAGCAGACTCTCAAGCAGTTCAACATCAAGCTGAAGACCCCTGGTGCTGAGAAGCCCTCCTGGCTGGAGGAGCAGTGA
- the ARFIP2 gene encoding arfaptin-2 isoform X2: MSDGIMSKAATMEIPISSNGDAGSLPEDDGLEQDLQQVMVSGPNLNETSIVSGGYGGTAEGIIPTSTIKGSGLHQPHPGPPVGGEEVVRGIAVEKFDIVKKWGINTYKCTKQLLSERFGRGSRTVDLELETQIELLRETKRKYECVLQLARALTNHFYSLVQTQHALGDAFADLSQKSPELQEEFGYNAETQKLLCKNGETLLGAVNFFVSSINTLVNKTMEDTLMTVKQYETARLEYDAYRTDLEELSMGPRDASTLCRLDAAQSQFQSHKDKYEKLRADVAIKLKFLEENKIKVMHKQLLLFHNAISAYFAGNQQQLEQTLKQFNIKLKTPGAEKPSWLEEQ, from the exons atGTCGGATGGGATCATGAGCAAAGCTGCCACCATGGAGATCCCCATCAGCAGCAACGGGGATGCAGGCAGCCTGCCTGAGGACGATGGCCTGGAgcag GACCTGCAGCAAGTGATGGTGTCAGGGCCCAACCTCAACGAAACCAGCATCGTGTCTGGCGGCTATGGGGGCACCGCTGAGGGCATCATCCCCACCAGCACCATCAAAG GCTCTGGGCTTCATCAGCCTCACCCCGGCCCACCGGTCGGAGGAGAGGAGGTTGTCCGTGGGATCGCCGTGGAGAAGTTTGACATTGTCAAGAAGTGGGGCATCAACACATACAAG tgcaccaagcagctgctctctgaGAGGTTCGGCCGGGGCTCCCGCACGGTGGACCTGGAGCTGGAGACGCAGATCGAGCTGCTCCGCGAAACCAAGCGCAAGTACGAGTGCGTGCTGCAGCTGGCGCGGGCTCTCACCAACCACTTCTACAGCCTGGTGCAGACGCAGCACGCTCTGGGGGATGCCTTTGCGGACCTCAGCCAGAAGTCTCCTGAGCTGCAG GAGGAGTTCGGTTAcaatgcagaaacacagaaactgCTTTGCAAGAATGGGGAAACGCTACTGGGAGCTGTTAACTTCTTTGTGTCCAGTATCAACACGCTGGTAAACAAGACCATGGAGGACACGCTCATGACAGTTAAGCAGTACGAGACAGCCAG GCTGGAGTACGACGCGTACCGCACGGACCTGGAGGAGCTGAGCATGGGCCCCCGGGATGCCAGCACCCTGTGCCGGCTGGACGCAGCCCAGAGCCAGTTCCAGAGCCACAAGGACAAGTACGAAAAGCTGCGCGCCGACGTGGCCATCAAGCTCAAGTTCTTGGAGGAGAACAAG ATCAAGGTGATGCacaagcagctcctgctctttCACAACGCCATCTCTGCCTACTTCGCTGGGAACCAGCAGCAGTTGGAGCAGACTCTCAAGCAGTTCAACATCAAGCTGAAGACCCCTGGTGCTGAGAAGCCCTCCTGGCTGGAGGAGCAGTGA
- the TIMM10B gene encoding mitochondrial import inner membrane translocase subunit Tim10 B: MQRLCTGPGRSVPPRPAEGGPRTLQFLARGPEPEPGATSAVRGRAAAGPVRPDSKHQCTLWAGPERRYLELSPRPEASTKEAPGPFQGSQPPLGPQPRAGSVRRPRDSQAGASRDPARPPAAPAFTPALPTRPRPPAPPRPRWAPPTRRLRCPDSFRPGRAGSSVRIARGAPGDGTGGDVRFGAPGGSAAGCVRVFLGSAARRGMEAAAAEQQQQLRSLRDFLLVYNRMTELCFRRCVSDLGYRLLSRREERCLDGCAGKLIRANHRLMGAYVALMPSIVQRRAARLEDGTERTAPDGAETPAAHAAPDSSPAGPSGT; this comes from the exons atgcagaggCTGTGCACGGGGCCGGGCCGCTCCGTGCCTCCTCGTCCTGCCGAGGGAGGGCCGCGCACCCTACAGTTCCTGGCGCGGGGCCCGGAGCCGGAGCCAGGAGCCACGTCCGCAGTGCGAGGCAGGGCCGCGGCCGGACCGGTCAGACCGGATTCCAAGCATCAGTGCACGCTCTGGGCCGGCCCCGAGCGCCGTTACCTCGAGCTGAGCCCGCGGCCCGAGGCCAGCACGAAGGAAGCTCCGGGCCCCTTCCAGGGCTCACAGCCGCCGCTCGGACCCCAACCGAG GGCCGGCTCCGTTCGGCGGCCCCGGGACTCCCAGGCCGGCGCCTCCCGGGACCCGGCGcggccgcccgcagccccggccTTTACCCCGGCCCTCCCGACCCGGCCTCGCCCACCTGcaccgccccggccccgctggGCCCCCCCGACCCGGAGGCTCCGCTGCCCCGATTCGTTTCGGCCCGGACGCGCCGGAAGCAGCGTCAGGATCGCGCGGGGGGCGCCGGGAGACGGAACCGGAGGTGACGTCAGATTTGGCGCCCCGGGCGGAAGTGCCGCGGGGTGCGTGCGCGTCTTTCTCGGAAGTGCGGCGCGGCGCGGCATGGAGGCAGCGGCGGCTGAGCAGCAACAGCAACTCCGCAGC CTGCGGGACTTCCTGTTGGTGTACAACCGCATGACCGAGCTCTGCTTCCGCCGCTGCGTCTCCGATCTCGGTTACCGGCTGCTGTCGCGGCGTGAG GAGCGATGCCTGGACGGCTGCGCCGGGAAACTGATCCGTGCCAACCACCGCCTGATGGGCGCCTACGTGGCCCTCATGCCCAGCATCGtgcagcgccgcgccgcccgcctGGAGGACGGCACAGAGCGGACGGCACCGGACGGAGCCGAAACGCCCGCGGCCCACGCGGCTCCTGACAGCTCTCCCGCGGGGCCCTCAGGCACGTAG